The Candidatus Scalindua japonica sequence CGATCCCTTTTAAAGAAAATGTATCTGTTGAGGATTGTGTATACGGTGACATTGTTGAAGACTTTCGTAGAGAAATAAACGTATCAACGATAATGAGAAAAGAGACTTAGGTGGTTTTTAAAATAAATAATAAGTGAAATTATGGAATAAATCATAATGTAATAAAACATAATTGACATTTTTTTGAGTTCTTGATAACATATCCAGCCCTTTTATAAATTTACTAATACGGGAAAAAGTTAGGAGTTTTAAACCAAATGAGTACGGATGCTATTTTAGCACCTTTAAAAGATCAAATGCACGAGGTTGAGGAACGCCTTTACAGTGATGTATCTCCGGCAGACAAGCGCCTTTCAGATTTAGTGTATCATATCAGTAAGATACACGGCAAACGTCTTCGTCCTGCTCTGCTGTTACTATCTGGTCAATGTGCAGGCGGCCTGATACCGCAACATATTGATTTAGCAGTAGTTGTGGAGCTTATACATACGGCGACCCTTGTACACGATGATATTATTGATGAAGCAGTGGTTAGAAGGCACATAGAGACCATGAATACAAAATGGGGCAGCAAGATCTCCATTTTGTTTGGTGATTACCTCTTTTCACGTGCCTATACCATACTTTCCGCCCTAGATTCGCAGATGTCAACACTCATAATGTCTCAGACTATAAATATCCTGTGTGAAGGTGAAATGGTCCAGCTCTTGAGATGCTATGATGCAGAAGTTACAGAATCTGAATATCTGAGTATTATCGAGCGCAAAACAGCTTCACTTTGTGCCGCCAGTTGTAAATTAGGGGCAATTTCTTCCGGAGCAAGCAAAAAACAGACCGAGGTGCTTACAAACTATGGTTCTAAAATTGGAATGGCATTCCAGATAATAGATGACTGTCTGGATGTTGTAGGTTCAGAGGAAAAACTGGGAAAACCGTTAAACCTGGATACCCAGATCGGAAAGCTTACACTGCCATTTATCAGGCTGGTGGATAAACTTCCGACAGATCGAAGAGAAAGTACACTTGAGCTTATATTCCAGAACAATAGTAAGGACTCAAAAGCAGCGATAGCTGAGCTGCTGGCAGAACACGATGCGGTAGACTACGCTTATGAAACCGCACGGCGACTGATAAAGGACGCACAGGACGAACTATCCATTATTATTCCGGATTCGATTTACAAAACCTCTCTCCTTGAATTAGGAAATTACGTAGTTAAACGAGATAAGTAGGGGCAAAAAAGTACTCGCTCCAGATATGCTTCCACCAATTACCTCTCCCATCATATCAATTTCGATCGATAAATCATCGTTGATTGTCTTAAAATACAATTTCCCGTCTTCTCTATTATCTCCTCAATATACCTCAAAAACTTGTGAATAATCTTAAAATTACTTTTTCCGGCATCATTGATATACTCTTTACCACTATTTGCTGCTTCTTGAAAATAGTTTGACATGGGGCAGGAAATAGATTAAGTTTAGACAATATTATTTTTTTTGAAATACAAATTGGAGGTGATTTAACATGTTTAGTATTCCAATTGGGTGGTTTGGTATTCCCGGCGGTTTTGAGTGGATTATCATTCTGATTATTGCTTTGTTGATTTTTGGTAAAAGGCTTCCTGGCACTATGAGGTCTATAGGAAAAGGGTTTGTAGAATTTAAAAAGGGTGTAAAGGACGTCAATGATGAGGTTGATGATGTTAAGGAAGATATTAAGAATATTGAGAAGGAAGATGTTAACGTAAAGTAAGGAGAGTGCCTTATTCTCTAAATAAAACAGTACCTCAAACAGGTAAAATCTGGTTTATTATAATTTTAGCAGGACCAATCATGTTGCCGCATCTAAACGTTAGGTTAAGGCTGTAAACCTGAACGAGCAAAGAGAGTCCAAACTCTACAATTTTTCTACACATTAGTCACTACGTTTTTTTGTAGTCTATATTCTATCTCCATCGCTCCGTAATCCACTCGAAGCATCTTACCTTAATAGGATCGACAGAACGGTCAACTATTGGCAGGATTCTTTTTTCCGCAAACACCTCTGTTGTACCTTGGTTATTGATCTGCACTGTAACATAGACCGTAAAGACATTTGAACGTGTAGTAATCAGGTTTGAGATTGCACGCAATGCCTCTTCTTTATTTCATTTATCAGTAGCTGAGGTATCAGTGGTCCCATCTGCTCCATTAACTGTATCTATTAAGTCTCCTATGCTCTCATACGGTTTTCATCTAGTTCAGAATTGCCATTGTAATACGCAAGTGTATCTGTCACAAATGTATCCAGCCGTATTT is a genomic window containing:
- a CDS encoding Sec-independent protein translocase subunit TatA/TatB, with translation MFSIPIGWFGIPGGFEWIIILIIALLIFGKRLPGTMRSIGKGFVEFKKGVKDVNDEVDDVKEDIKNIEKEDVNVK
- a CDS encoding polyprenyl synthetase family protein; this encodes MSTDAILAPLKDQMHEVEERLYSDVSPADKRLSDLVYHISKIHGKRLRPALLLLSGQCAGGLIPQHIDLAVVVELIHTATLVHDDIIDEAVVRRHIETMNTKWGSKISILFGDYLFSRAYTILSALDSQMSTLIMSQTINILCEGEMVQLLRCYDAEVTESEYLSIIERKTASLCAASCKLGAISSGASKKQTEVLTNYGSKIGMAFQIIDDCLDVVGSEEKLGKPLNLDTQIGKLTLPFIRLVDKLPTDRRESTLELIFQNNSKDSKAAIAELLAEHDAVDYAYETARRLIKDAQDELSIIIPDSIYKTSLLELGNYVVKRDK